In one Magallana gigas chromosome 7, xbMagGiga1.1, whole genome shotgun sequence genomic region, the following are encoded:
- the LOC105322971 gene encoding transcription factor atf-2 isoform X2 has product MEQEDQFNENADSLGSSSDTNSPNPTSNIPTCIVAPTANNRSSDKGASSDGSNPYIPSRKQREFIPENRKDDHYWEKRRKNNEAARRSREKRRFHDVVLENRIVELTRENCQVRNELFAIKKHFGIPLNETFDINEDSKAPASKTRERSLSPVSNHHASSSMNMAYLSAARSSGSMLHGAQPPTMVPMQSSIPLPISLQGNYNSKGPMSYFIAAVPSPGAPETFQSQVSSNSLTSPHMQDRYPQQSSSASNNEELGTSRRKLYLSGESNETQGRQFNSSQSTSQYSPPYSSRNIQKATESNASSVKEETVPPSDYTSDDHTQDEPLSLTVRKRGDSFSGNESSVSYSSPDSPVSQSPPTMALPHKLRHKVPMDFGSAFQGAVFDPVSNGLTQLSEIALAQSGPLSLVKKSKHDDYDSSSRSGRMNTRSLIDPKYAERRRRNNEAARRCRENRKSLTKMREAKSSYLETENGKLRHELDTLQEEMKQLKDMIDRKKTVKPDPADDDMPEENK; this is encoded by the coding sequence TCCGACCGCAAACAACAGATCATCGGACAAAGGTGCGTCCAGTGACGGTTCCAATCCGTATATACCATCGAGAAAACAACGTGAATTCATACCCGAGAACAGAAAAGATGACCATTACTGGGAAAAGAGACGAAAAAATAACGAAGCTGCACGCAGATCCCGAGAAAAGCGTCGGTTTCATGATGTAGTCTTAGAAAATAGAATAGTAGAACTAACTCGAGAAAATTGTCAGGTAAGGAATGAATTGTTTGCAATTAAGAAACATTTCGGCATACCTCTAAACGAAACATTTGATATTAACGAAGACAGTAAAGCACCCGCGTCTAAAACAAGGGAGAGGTCATTATCACCTGTTTCCAATCATCACGCCAGTTCTTCGATGAACATGGCCTACCTATCAGCAGCCAGAAGTAGTGGGTCCATGCTTCACGGTGCTCAACCGCCGACCATGGTTCCCATGCAATCGTCCATTCCACTACCGATCTCTCTACAAGGAAATTACAACTCTAAAGGACCAATGTCATATTTTATCGCGGCCGTTCCATCGCCTGGAGCCCCGGAGACCTTCCAGAGCCAGGTATCATCAAATTCTCTCACTTCACCTCATATGCAAGACAGATACCCGCAGCAAAGTTCCAGCGCATCAAATAATGAAGAATTAGGCACTAGTAGAAGAAAACTTTACCTCTCAGGGGAATCAAACGAAACTCAGGGTCGTCAATTCAATTCCTCTCAATCTACCTCACAATATTCTCCTCCGTATTCTTCAAGAAACATTCAAAAAGCAACCGAATCTAACGCCTCCTCTGTTAAGGAAGAAACCGTTCCCCCCTCAGATTATACCTCGGATGATCATACCCAGGATGAACCATTATCTTTGACTGTACGAAAACGTGGGGACAGTTTCTCAGGTAATGAAAGTTCTGTATCTTATTCATCCCCAGATAGCCCCGTATCACAAAGTCCACCAACGATGGCATTACCGCACAAGCTGAGACATAAAGTACCGATGGACTTTGGGTCTGCTTTTCAGGGTGCAGTCTTTGATCCCGTTTCGAACGGACTCACACAGCTTTCAGAAATAGCTCTTGCGCAGTCTGGTCCTCTTTCCCTCGTCAAGAAATCCAAGCACGACGATTACGACTCCTCTTCAAGAAGTGGGCGGATGAACACGCGGTCACTGATTGACCCGAAATATGCCGAGAGACGCCGAAGAAACAACGAAGCTGCTCGAAGATGTCGAGAAAACAGAAAGAGTTTAACCAAAATGAGAGAAGCAAAGTCCAGCTATCTGGAAACAGAAAATGGAAAGCTCCGACACGAGTTGGACACTCTCCAAGAGGAAATGAAGCAGCTTAAAGACATGATAGATAGAAAGAAAACGGTAAAACCGGACCCGGCGGACGATGATATGCCggaagaaaataaatga